A stretch of the Acyrthosiphon pisum isolate AL4f chromosome A2, pea_aphid_22Mar2018_4r6ur, whole genome shotgun sequence genome encodes the following:
- the LOC100161052 gene encoding uncharacterized protein LOC100161052 isoform X1, translating into MIRFTWHGFLAVIAFTAIAFQQHVTAKKDLPVSGSTASAPDPPASTYRPKDQAEPIIEEVTAKQLERVLNEKDYVAVFWYTRSCHTCDKVLEELENIDDDTDTFGVDFVKINDKRLAKHYGIKNFPALTYFRKKEPIIYEGDLMDEDSVLEFLTSLEALDLPDRIEEVNSKILQKIIEDTDYVAVLFYKSGCKKCAKALQELENIDDEADQLGIGFVKIHDSSLADEYNLGDLPKLVYYRHQIPIVYEHELTREEDVLEWLVQNKSTGDEEDVIEDVTSKTLDTLIGSVDNLVVLFYDNDDEDSLRVLNELEKIDDDCDRHGIQFVKIEDPLAASSFGLNSVPAVVYFEKQIPNIYDGDIENEDALLHWLIDQLQKDEIEDITNEMMDRLIKEGKNIAVLFYDNNDKKSQKALNELENIDDECDSLGIVFVKIDDDEEAKLYGIEELPALLYFENGVPTLYNGNLEDEDKVLEWLSYQIKHDEIEDVTDEMLDILINKLSNVAVLFYDKNQKKSQKVLVELENIDDECDQSGIAFVKISNIDEAREYGITTVPKLMYFEKRIPHLYNGDLLKEEEVLSWLIHQKRHSEIPEVTDEIVDKLIESEAYLAVLFYDKDDREDIRILNELENIDDELDKEGIVIVRLDDANEAKEYGIDHLPTLVYFENKIPAIYEGDLINEEQVLKWLIEQKTTATIEEVTDEILKTLIVDHEYVLVYFSGRCEEGEECDSILDGFENIDDELDETGIVFVTTEDASIAREYGLRAFPSLVFFRNKEPLVYTGDLEDEDEVLTWLIDEETLKVPGRIEEVNTKMLEKILNEKQFVVVFFYKEGDKKSQKIISELENIDDECEEKNIQFLKTSDEGIEKEYDLPGLPTLLFYRNKFRKIYSGDLMHEEAILEWVLDLHESEPDFIESVDRKTLQTLINDVEHLAVFFYDDKCEACPSILEELETIDDDTDKEGIQFVKSTDSKLASEIGIFSFPALVYYETGVPIMYDGDIANENEVLRWMIKQKTDESIEQIDREKLFEYIDNQDFLAVVWFVEGDTRVPRILRHIELIDDEAAEYGIKVVKCNDRLMAKKHGFRSPPGITYFRKSKYINYDGDIDDDEEVLDWLTDPSNMELTEHIEKVNRKMFSKIRQSSENVAVFFYSDDCKQCKQVLAEIEHIDDDADGAGIDFVKIDDKKMAKECGVFALPAIVFFKLGSKEPTIYAGNLYEEADILNWLLVQKNPHGEIIEEINGHDLKNAIATSESIAVFFWNGTLCERCKASNTKAFRRHHKAQPQNGVHSDVKKKEVKPETVTESVTREDDNKKTGVVDEDDDGDDDDDDNDDDDNDIDNDNMGNNNDIHYNIQGSNNNDSEDECDSCTSILEELENIDDDCERHGITFIKTQDIDAAEQYGVSKLPALVYFEHSVPNLFGGDLKEEEEVLQWLITQRTEDRIELVTRSMLESIVQETQYLAVYFYKQACHVCDQILEDLERVDDECDLYGIHMVKIQDPQLAKRYSIKTFPALVYFRNGNPLLYDGDLQNEESVLEWLIDDDNRELADEIEEVNSRMLERLLDESLLLAVFFYDENCEDCGGILEELEIIDGEADLFGIDMVKISDPEVASKYNIISLPSLVYFRKRVPEIFDGDLSDEDKVLSWLTSQDVFEIKNEIDEVNKKMLTKLLNENEFVTVFFYENDVPESAEVLSRLETIDDETNNMDITFVKMADARYARKWGVTKLPAIVYFRNKFPSVYRGSLDTELEVLEWLKKTRFREPELNLFMYVMITISLAFVLYTVLLVYGFKKITMTPAKPTPLTTSSTSS; encoded by the exons ATGATTCGATTCACGTGGCACGGCTTCCTAGCCGTGATCGCGTTTACCGCGATCGCATTCCAGCAGCACGTGACCGCTAAAAAAGACTTACCAGTCAGCGGATCCACGGCTTCGGCACCAGACCCGCCGGCATCCACGTACCGACCGAAAGACCAAGCAGAGCCGATAATAGAGGAAGTGACCGCCAAACAGCTGGAAAGGGTGTTAAACGAAAAGGACTACGTTGCCGTATTTTGGT ATACCAGAAGCTGTCATACTTGTGACAAAGTACTAGAAgaacttgaaaatattgatgatgATACTGACACGTTTGGAgtagattttgtaaaaattaatgataaaagaCTGGCTAAACattatggaataaaaaattTCCCAGCCCTCACTTACTTCCGAAAGAAAGAACCAATCATTTATGAAG gagACCTTATGGATGAAGATTCAGTATTAGAGTTTTTAACTAGTTTAGAAGCTTTAGATTTACCAGATCGTATTGAGGaagtaaattcaaaaatattacagaaAATTATTGAAGATACGGATTATGTAGCTGTTTTGTTCt ATAAATCAGGCTGCAAGAAATGCGCAAAAGCGTTACAAGAATTGGAAAATATTGACGATGAAGCAGATCAGCTAGGGATTGGATTTGTAAAAATACACGACTCGAGTTTAGCAGACGAGTACAATTTAGGGGATTTACCGAAGTTGGTTTATTATCGGCATCAAATACCAATTGTCTATGAAC ATGAATTAACTAGAGAAGAAGATGTTCTCGAGTGGTTAGTACAGAACAAGTCTACAGGAGATGAAGAAGATGTTATTGAGGATGTTACATCAAAAACATTAGATACACTTATTGGTTCTGTTGATAACCTTGTTGTGTTGTTTT ACGATAATGATGACGAAGATTCTTTAAGAGTTTTGAATGAGCTGGAAAAAATTGATGATGATTGTGACCGTCATGGAATACAGTTTGTGAAAATTGAAGATCCACTAGCAGCTTCTTCATTTGGTTTAAATTCTGTCCCTGCAGTTGTCTactttgaaaaacaaataccaAACATCTATGACGGTGACATTGAAAATGAAGACGCGTTATTACATTGGCTTATTGATCAACTTCAAAAAGATGAAATTGAAGACATTACGAATGAAATGATGGATCGTCTTATTAAAGAAGGAAAAAATATTGCAGTTCTTTTCT ATgacaataacgataaaaaatctcaaaaagcATTAAATGAACTTGAAAACATTGATGACGAATGTGATTCACTTGGAATTGTATTTGTGAAAATTGATGATGATGAAGAAGCAAAGCTCTATGGAATTGAAGAACTACCAGctttattatactttgaaaaTGGTGTACCAACACtctataatg gcAACTTGGAGGATGAAGACAAAGTATTGGAATGGCTTAGTTACCAAATAAAACACGACGAAATAGAAGATGTAACTGATGAGATGCttgatattctaataaataaattatcaaacgtGGCTGTATTGTTct atgataaaaaccaaaaaaaaagccAAAAGGTTTTGGTTGAGTTGGAAAATATTGATGATGAATGTGATCAAAGTGGAATCGCATTCGTAAAAATTTCTAATATTGATGAGGCTCGAGAATACGGCATAACAACAGTACCAAAActtatgtattttgaaaaaagaatTCCTCATCTATATAATGGTGATTTACTTAAAGAAGAAGAAGTTTTAAGTTGGCTAATACACCAAAAAAGACATTCGGAAATACCTGAAGTTACAGATGAAATTGTCGACAAGCTGATTGAGTCTGAAGCTTACTTGGCAGTATTGTTTT ATGATAAGGACGATAGAGAAGATATTCGTATATTAAATGAATTAGAAAATATTGATGATGAATTGGATAAAGAAGGTATTGTGATTGTACGGTTGGATGATGCGAATGAAGCTAAAGAGTATGGCATCGATCATTTACCTACGTTAGTATACTTCGAAAATAAAATTCCCGCTATTTATGAag GTGATCTTATAAACGAGGAACAAGTATTAAAATGGCTCATTGAGCAAAAAACTACTGCAACCATCGAAGAAGTTACTGACGAGATACTTAAAACCCTTATTGTTGATCATGAATACGTTTTGGTTTACTTta gtgGGAGATGTGAAGAAGGAGAAGAATGTGATAGCATTCTCGACGGGTTTGAAAATATCGATGATGAATTAGATGAGACCGGAATAGTATTTGTAACTACTGAAGATGCATCAATTGCTAGAGAATATGGACTTAGGGCATTCCCTTCACtagtattttttagaaataaagaaCCATTAGTTTATACAGGTGATTTGGAAGATGAAGATGAAGTATTGACTTGGCTAATAGATGAAGAAACTCTTAAGGTGCCTGGACGTATTGAAGAAGTTAATACTAAGATGTTggagaaaatattaaatgaaaaacaatttgtagttgtattttttt ataaagaAGGAgacaaaaaaagtcaaaaaataatatcagagtTGGAAAACATTGATGACGAGTGTGaggaaaaaaacattcaatttttaaaaacttcagATGAAGGAATAGAAAAAGAATACGATCTACCGGGTTTACcaacattattgttttacagAAACAAATTCCGAAAAATTTACTCAG gTGATTTGATGCACGAAGAAGCAATTTTAGAATGGGTTCTCGACTTGCACGAGTCTGAACCAGATTTTATTGAAAGTGTTGATAGAAAAACTCTGCAAACTTTAATCAATGATGTTGAACACTTAGCAGTTTTCTTtt acgATGATAAATGTGAAGCTTGTCCTAGTATATTGGAAGAGTTAGAAACTATAGATGATGATACTGATAAGGAAGGCATTCAATTCGTCAAATCAACTGATTCAAAGTTGGCGTCAGAAATTGGCATTTTTAGTTTTCCTGCCCTAGTCTATTATGAAACGGGAGTTCCTATCATGTATGACG gGGATATTGCTAACGAAAATGAAGTGCTTAGATGGATGATAAAACAAAAGACAGACGAAAGCATTGAACAAATAGATagagaaaaattatttgaatacattgaTAATCAAGACTTTTTAGCTGTTGTCTGgt TCGTCGAAGGCGATACTAGAGTGCCGAGAATTTTACGACATATTGAATTAATTGATGATGAAGCTGCAGAATATGGTATAAAAGTGGTTAAATGTAATGATAGATTAATGGCAAAAAAGCATGGATTTCGAAGTCCTCCTGGTATCACATATTTCCGAAAAAgcaaatatataaactatgacg gtgaCATAGACGACGATGAAGAAGTTCTAGATTGGCTCACCGATCCATCTAACATGGAGTTGACCGAACACATAGAAAAAGTTAACAGgaaaatgttttctaaaattaGGCAGAGTTCAGAAAATGtagcagttttttttt ACAGTGACGATTGCAAACAATGCAAACAAGTACTGGCTGAGATCGAACATATCGACGACGATGCGGATGGTGCTGGaattgattttgttaaaatcGATGACAAAAAGATGGCAAAAGAGTGTGGGGTATTTGCCTTACCAGCCATAGTGTTCTTCAAACTCGGGTCCAAAGAACCTACAATTTatgcag gAAATCTATATGAAGAAGCAGATATATTAAATTGGCTACTGGTTCAGAAGAACCCTCACGGTGAAATAATCGAAGAAATAAACGGCCATGATTTAAAGAATGCCATAGCTACTTCGGAATCAATCGCAGTATTTTTCT GGAATGGAACGCTGTGCGAACGCTGTAAGGCGTCCAACACCAAAGCGTTTCGTAGACATCATAAAGCACAACCACAAAACGGTGTCCATAGCgatgtgaaaaaaaaagaagtgaAACCAGAAACTGTGACGGAATCAGTCACCAGAGaagatgataataaaaaaaccgGTGTTGTTGATGAAGATGATGatggtgatgatgatgatgatgataatgatgatgatgataatgatattgataatgataatatgggaaataataatgatattcattataatattcaaggAAGCAATAACAATG ATAGTGAAGATGAATGTGACTCATGTACAAGTATTTTAGAAGAACTAGAAAATATTGACGACGATTGTGAACGACATGGCATTACTTTTATTAAGAcacaa GATATTGACGCTGCTGAGCAATATGGTGTATCAAAATTACCGGCGTTGGTCTACTTCGAACATTCGGTACCAAATCTATTCGGAG GAGATTTGAAGGAAGAAGAAGAAGTTCTTCAATGGTTAATAACACAGAGAACTGAGGACAGAATTGAATTGGTCACAAGATCGATGTTAGAATCAATTGTTCAAGAAACTCAATACTTGgctgtatattttt ATAAACAAGCATGTCATGTTTGCGATCAAATTTTAGAAGATTTAGAACGAGTAGACGACGAGTGCGATCTATATGGCATACACATGGTAAAGATTCAAGATCCACAATTAGCCAAAAGATATTCAATCAAGACATTCCCAGCACTCGTATACTTTAGAAACGGAAATCCTCTACTATATGATG GTGATTTACAAAACGAGGAATCAGTTCTTGAATGGCTAATAGATGACGACAATCGTGAACTCGCAGATGAAATCGAAGAGGTAAATAGTCGTATGCTAGAAAGACTATTGGACGAATCATTACTACTAGCAGTGTTTTTCT ACGATGAAAACTGTGAAGATTGTGGTGGTATTTTAGAAGAACTAGAAATAATTGACGGTGAAGCAGATTTATTCGGTATCGACATGGTTAAAATATCAGATCCAGAAGTGGCTTCAAAATACAACATCATAAGTTTACCATCattggtatattttagaaaGAGAGTGCCCGAAATATTTGAcg GAGATTTGAGTGATGAAGATAAGGTGTTATCGTGGTTAACTTCACAGGatgtgtttgaaataaaaaatgaaattgatgaGGTAAACAAGAAAATGCTAACGAAATTACTTAATGAAAATGAATTCGTGACGGTGTTTTTCT ACGAAAACGATGTACCCGAAAGTGCCGAAGTGCTGTCGAGGTTGGAGACTATAGATGACGAAACGAACAACATGGACATCACTTTTGTCAAGATGGCTGACGCTCGTTATGCACGCAAATGGGGTGTTACTAAGCTTCCAGCAATTGTCTACTTCCGTAATAAGTTTCCGAGTGTATAcagag
- the LOC100161052 gene encoding uncharacterized protein LOC100161052 isoform X2 encodes MIRFTWHGFLAVIAFTAIAFQQHVTAKKDLPVSGSTASAPDPPASTYRPKDQAEPIIEEVTAKQLERVLNEKDYVAVFWYTRSCHTCDKVLEELENIDDDTDTFGVDFVKINDKRLAKHYGIKNFPALTYFRKKEPIIYEGDLMDEDSVLEFLTSLEALDLPDRIEEVNSKILQKIIEDTDYVAVLFYKSGCKKCAKALQELENIDDEADQLGIGFVKIHDSSLADEYNLGDLPKLVYYRHQIPIVYEHELTREEDVLEWLVQNKSTGDEEDVIEDVTSKTLDTLIGSVDNLVVLFYDNDDEDSLRVLNELEKIDDDCDRHGIQFVKIEDPLAASSFGLNSVPAVVYFEKQIPNIYDGDIENEDALLHWLIDQLQKDEIEDITNEMMDRLIKEGKNIAVLFYDNNDKKSQKALNELENIDDECDSLGIVFVKIDDDEEAKLYGIEELPALLYFENGVPTLYNGNLEDEDKVLEWLSYQIKHDEIEDVTDEMLDILINKLSNVAVLFYDKNQKKSQKVLVELENIDDECDQSGIAFVKISNIDEAREYGITTVPKLMYFEKRIPHLYNGDLLKEEEVLSWLIHQKRHSEIPEVTDEIVDKLIESEAYLAVLFYDKDDREDIRILNELENIDDELDKEGIVIVRLDDANEAKEYGIDHLPTLVYFENKIPAIYEGDLINEEQVLKWLIEQKTTATIEEVTDEILKTLIVDHEYVLVYFSGRCEEGEECDSILDGFENIDDELDETGIVFVTTEDASIAREYGLRAFPSLVFFRNKEPLVYTGDLEDEDEVLTWLIDEETLKVPGRIEEVNTKMLEKILNEKQFVVVFFYKEGDKKSQKIISELENIDDECEEKNIQFLKTSDEGIEKEYDLPGLPTLLFYRNKFRKIYSGDLMHEEAILEWVLDLHESEPDFIESVDRKTLQTLINDVEHLAVFFYDDKCEACPSILEELETIDDDTDKEGIQFVKSTDSKLASEIGIFSFPALVYYETGVPIMYDGDIANENEVLRWMIKQKTDESIEQIDREKLFEYIDNQDFLAVVWFVEGDTRVPRILRHIELIDDEAAEYGIKVVKCNDRLMAKKHGFRSPPGITYFRKSKYINYDGDIDDDEEVLDWLTDPSNMELTEHIEKVNRKMFSKIRQSSENVAVFFYSDDCKQCKQVLAEIEHIDDDADGAGIDFVKIDDKKMAKECGVFALPAIVFFKLGSKEPTIYAGNLYEEADILNWLLVQKNPHGEIIEEINGHDLKNAIATSESIAVFFYSEDECDSCTSILEELENIDDDCERHGITFIKTQDIDAAEQYGVSKLPALVYFEHSVPNLFGGDLKEEEEVLQWLITQRTEDRIELVTRSMLESIVQETQYLAVYFYKQACHVCDQILEDLERVDDECDLYGIHMVKIQDPQLAKRYSIKTFPALVYFRNGNPLLYDGDLQNEESVLEWLIDDDNRELADEIEEVNSRMLERLLDESLLLAVFFYDENCEDCGGILEELEIIDGEADLFGIDMVKISDPEVASKYNIISLPSLVYFRKRVPEIFDGDLSDEDKVLSWLTSQDVFEIKNEIDEVNKKMLTKLLNENEFVTVFFYENDVPESAEVLSRLETIDDETNNMDITFVKMADARYARKWGVTKLPAIVYFRNKFPSVYRGSLDTELEVLEWLKKTRFREPELNLFMYVMITISLAFVLYTVLLVYGFKKITMTPAKPTPLTTSSTSS; translated from the exons ATGATTCGATTCACGTGGCACGGCTTCCTAGCCGTGATCGCGTTTACCGCGATCGCATTCCAGCAGCACGTGACCGCTAAAAAAGACTTACCAGTCAGCGGATCCACGGCTTCGGCACCAGACCCGCCGGCATCCACGTACCGACCGAAAGACCAAGCAGAGCCGATAATAGAGGAAGTGACCGCCAAACAGCTGGAAAGGGTGTTAAACGAAAAGGACTACGTTGCCGTATTTTGGT ATACCAGAAGCTGTCATACTTGTGACAAAGTACTAGAAgaacttgaaaatattgatgatgATACTGACACGTTTGGAgtagattttgtaaaaattaatgataaaagaCTGGCTAAACattatggaataaaaaattTCCCAGCCCTCACTTACTTCCGAAAGAAAGAACCAATCATTTATGAAG gagACCTTATGGATGAAGATTCAGTATTAGAGTTTTTAACTAGTTTAGAAGCTTTAGATTTACCAGATCGTATTGAGGaagtaaattcaaaaatattacagaaAATTATTGAAGATACGGATTATGTAGCTGTTTTGTTCt ATAAATCAGGCTGCAAGAAATGCGCAAAAGCGTTACAAGAATTGGAAAATATTGACGATGAAGCAGATCAGCTAGGGATTGGATTTGTAAAAATACACGACTCGAGTTTAGCAGACGAGTACAATTTAGGGGATTTACCGAAGTTGGTTTATTATCGGCATCAAATACCAATTGTCTATGAAC ATGAATTAACTAGAGAAGAAGATGTTCTCGAGTGGTTAGTACAGAACAAGTCTACAGGAGATGAAGAAGATGTTATTGAGGATGTTACATCAAAAACATTAGATACACTTATTGGTTCTGTTGATAACCTTGTTGTGTTGTTTT ACGATAATGATGACGAAGATTCTTTAAGAGTTTTGAATGAGCTGGAAAAAATTGATGATGATTGTGACCGTCATGGAATACAGTTTGTGAAAATTGAAGATCCACTAGCAGCTTCTTCATTTGGTTTAAATTCTGTCCCTGCAGTTGTCTactttgaaaaacaaataccaAACATCTATGACGGTGACATTGAAAATGAAGACGCGTTATTACATTGGCTTATTGATCAACTTCAAAAAGATGAAATTGAAGACATTACGAATGAAATGATGGATCGTCTTATTAAAGAAGGAAAAAATATTGCAGTTCTTTTCT ATgacaataacgataaaaaatctcaaaaagcATTAAATGAACTTGAAAACATTGATGACGAATGTGATTCACTTGGAATTGTATTTGTGAAAATTGATGATGATGAAGAAGCAAAGCTCTATGGAATTGAAGAACTACCAGctttattatactttgaaaaTGGTGTACCAACACtctataatg gcAACTTGGAGGATGAAGACAAAGTATTGGAATGGCTTAGTTACCAAATAAAACACGACGAAATAGAAGATGTAACTGATGAGATGCttgatattctaataaataaattatcaaacgtGGCTGTATTGTTct atgataaaaaccaaaaaaaaagccAAAAGGTTTTGGTTGAGTTGGAAAATATTGATGATGAATGTGATCAAAGTGGAATCGCATTCGTAAAAATTTCTAATATTGATGAGGCTCGAGAATACGGCATAACAACAGTACCAAAActtatgtattttgaaaaaagaatTCCTCATCTATATAATGGTGATTTACTTAAAGAAGAAGAAGTTTTAAGTTGGCTAATACACCAAAAAAGACATTCGGAAATACCTGAAGTTACAGATGAAATTGTCGACAAGCTGATTGAGTCTGAAGCTTACTTGGCAGTATTGTTTT ATGATAAGGACGATAGAGAAGATATTCGTATATTAAATGAATTAGAAAATATTGATGATGAATTGGATAAAGAAGGTATTGTGATTGTACGGTTGGATGATGCGAATGAAGCTAAAGAGTATGGCATCGATCATTTACCTACGTTAGTATACTTCGAAAATAAAATTCCCGCTATTTATGAag GTGATCTTATAAACGAGGAACAAGTATTAAAATGGCTCATTGAGCAAAAAACTACTGCAACCATCGAAGAAGTTACTGACGAGATACTTAAAACCCTTATTGTTGATCATGAATACGTTTTGGTTTACTTta gtgGGAGATGTGAAGAAGGAGAAGAATGTGATAGCATTCTCGACGGGTTTGAAAATATCGATGATGAATTAGATGAGACCGGAATAGTATTTGTAACTACTGAAGATGCATCAATTGCTAGAGAATATGGACTTAGGGCATTCCCTTCACtagtattttttagaaataaagaaCCATTAGTTTATACAGGTGATTTGGAAGATGAAGATGAAGTATTGACTTGGCTAATAGATGAAGAAACTCTTAAGGTGCCTGGACGTATTGAAGAAGTTAATACTAAGATGTTggagaaaatattaaatgaaaaacaatttgtagttgtattttttt ataaagaAGGAgacaaaaaaagtcaaaaaataatatcagagtTGGAAAACATTGATGACGAGTGTGaggaaaaaaacattcaatttttaaaaacttcagATGAAGGAATAGAAAAAGAATACGATCTACCGGGTTTACcaacattattgttttacagAAACAAATTCCGAAAAATTTACTCAG gTGATTTGATGCACGAAGAAGCAATTTTAGAATGGGTTCTCGACTTGCACGAGTCTGAACCAGATTTTATTGAAAGTGTTGATAGAAAAACTCTGCAAACTTTAATCAATGATGTTGAACACTTAGCAGTTTTCTTtt acgATGATAAATGTGAAGCTTGTCCTAGTATATTGGAAGAGTTAGAAACTATAGATGATGATACTGATAAGGAAGGCATTCAATTCGTCAAATCAACTGATTCAAAGTTGGCGTCAGAAATTGGCATTTTTAGTTTTCCTGCCCTAGTCTATTATGAAACGGGAGTTCCTATCATGTATGACG gGGATATTGCTAACGAAAATGAAGTGCTTAGATGGATGATAAAACAAAAGACAGACGAAAGCATTGAACAAATAGATagagaaaaattatttgaatacattgaTAATCAAGACTTTTTAGCTGTTGTCTGgt TCGTCGAAGGCGATACTAGAGTGCCGAGAATTTTACGACATATTGAATTAATTGATGATGAAGCTGCAGAATATGGTATAAAAGTGGTTAAATGTAATGATAGATTAATGGCAAAAAAGCATGGATTTCGAAGTCCTCCTGGTATCACATATTTCCGAAAAAgcaaatatataaactatgacg gtgaCATAGACGACGATGAAGAAGTTCTAGATTGGCTCACCGATCCATCTAACATGGAGTTGACCGAACACATAGAAAAAGTTAACAGgaaaatgttttctaaaattaGGCAGAGTTCAGAAAATGtagcagttttttttt ACAGTGACGATTGCAAACAATGCAAACAAGTACTGGCTGAGATCGAACATATCGACGACGATGCGGATGGTGCTGGaattgattttgttaaaatcGATGACAAAAAGATGGCAAAAGAGTGTGGGGTATTTGCCTTACCAGCCATAGTGTTCTTCAAACTCGGGTCCAAAGAACCTACAATTTatgcag gAAATCTATATGAAGAAGCAGATATATTAAATTGGCTACTGGTTCAGAAGAACCCTCACGGTGAAATAATCGAAGAAATAAACGGCCATGATTTAAAGAATGCCATAGCTACTTCGGAATCAATCGCAGTATTTTTCT ATAGTGAAGATGAATGTGACTCATGTACAAGTATTTTAGAAGAACTAGAAAATATTGACGACGATTGTGAACGACATGGCATTACTTTTATTAAGAcacaa GATATTGACGCTGCTGAGCAATATGGTGTATCAAAATTACCGGCGTTGGTCTACTTCGAACATTCGGTACCAAATCTATTCGGAG GAGATTTGAAGGAAGAAGAAGAAGTTCTTCAATGGTTAATAACACAGAGAACTGAGGACAGAATTGAATTGGTCACAAGATCGATGTTAGAATCAATTGTTCAAGAAACTCAATACTTGgctgtatattttt ATAAACAAGCATGTCATGTTTGCGATCAAATTTTAGAAGATTTAGAACGAGTAGACGACGAGTGCGATCTATATGGCATACACATGGTAAAGATTCAAGATCCACAATTAGCCAAAAGATATTCAATCAAGACATTCCCAGCACTCGTATACTTTAGAAACGGAAATCCTCTACTATATGATG GTGATTTACAAAACGAGGAATCAGTTCTTGAATGGCTAATAGATGACGACAATCGTGAACTCGCAGATGAAATCGAAGAGGTAAATAGTCGTATGCTAGAAAGACTATTGGACGAATCATTACTACTAGCAGTGTTTTTCT ACGATGAAAACTGTGAAGATTGTGGTGGTATTTTAGAAGAACTAGAAATAATTGACGGTGAAGCAGATTTATTCGGTATCGACATGGTTAAAATATCAGATCCAGAAGTGGCTTCAAAATACAACATCATAAGTTTACCATCattggtatattttagaaaGAGAGTGCCCGAAATATTTGAcg GAGATTTGAGTGATGAAGATAAGGTGTTATCGTGGTTAACTTCACAGGatgtgtttgaaataaaaaatgaaattgatgaGGTAAACAAGAAAATGCTAACGAAATTACTTAATGAAAATGAATTCGTGACGGTGTTTTTCT ACGAAAACGATGTACCCGAAAGTGCCGAAGTGCTGTCGAGGTTGGAGACTATAGATGACGAAACGAACAACATGGACATCACTTTTGTCAAGATGGCTGACGCTCGTTATGCACGCAAATGGGGTGTTACTAAGCTTCCAGCAATTGTCTACTTCCGTAATAAGTTTCCGAGTGTATAcagag